In Motilibacter aurantiacus, a genomic segment contains:
- a CDS encoding ABC transporter ATP-binding protein, with protein sequence MSAISTVGLRKAFGTVQALEDVTIDVPQGSFFVILGPSGAGKTTTLRAIAGLEKLDGGSVHLDGLDATRSTPAERDLAMVFQSYALYPKQTAYANIASPLKARRVPSPEIAKRVEEVSALLHIEKLMQRRPAQMSGGEMQRVALARALVRTPRAFLMDEPLTNLDLKLRVEMRTELTRIHRTLGGTFLYVTNDQVEAMSMADQVAVLRAGKVQQVGSPRDIYERPANSWVAAFVGNPRIALLPCRAAGDRLIGESGWSLPRPRGSGADDGRPLLLGLRAEDLSIDRREPSASLDGELYALEPLGDRTVVDVRVGDAMLKVKARPSVSGQPGDPLRVAVDLDRAHVFDAQTGLALAR encoded by the coding sequence GTGAGCGCTATCTCGACCGTCGGCCTGCGCAAGGCCTTCGGCACCGTGCAGGCACTGGAGGACGTCACCATCGACGTCCCGCAGGGGTCCTTCTTCGTCATCCTGGGACCCTCCGGAGCGGGGAAGACGACCACGCTGCGGGCGATCGCCGGGCTGGAGAAGCTCGACGGCGGGTCCGTGCACCTCGACGGCCTCGACGCGACCCGCTCGACCCCTGCCGAGCGGGACCTCGCAATGGTGTTCCAGAGCTACGCGCTCTACCCGAAGCAGACGGCGTACGCGAACATCGCCTCGCCACTGAAGGCACGGCGTGTCCCGTCCCCGGAGATCGCCAAGCGCGTGGAGGAGGTCTCCGCGCTGCTGCACATCGAGAAGCTGATGCAGCGGCGGCCGGCCCAGATGTCCGGCGGCGAGATGCAACGTGTCGCCCTCGCCCGCGCCCTCGTCCGCACGCCCCGCGCGTTCCTCATGGACGAGCCGCTGACCAACCTCGACCTCAAGCTCCGCGTGGAGATGCGCACCGAGCTGACCCGCATCCACAGAACGCTCGGCGGGACCTTCCTCTACGTCACCAACGACCAGGTCGAGGCCATGTCGATGGCGGACCAGGTGGCGGTGCTGCGCGCGGGCAAGGTCCAGCAGGTGGGGTCCCCGCGCGACATCTACGAACGCCCCGCCAACTCGTGGGTGGCGGCCTTCGTCGGCAACCCGCGGATCGCTCTGCTGCCCTGCCGGGCCGCGGGTGACCGGTTGATCGGGGAGAGCGGGTGGTCCCTGCCCCGCCCGCGTGGCTCCGGCGCCGACGACGGGCGGCCACTGCTGCTGGGGCTGCGGGCCGAGGACCTCTCGATCGACCGGCGCGAGCCGTCCGCGTCGCTCGACGGCGAGCTCTACGCCCTCGAGCCGCTCGGGGACCGCACGGTCGTGGACGTACGCGTCGGGGACGCGATGCTCAAGGTCAAGGCCCGGCCGTCGGTGTCGGGCCAGCCCGGCGACCCCCTGCGGGTGGCCGTGGACCTGGACCGGGCGCACGTGTTCGACGCGCAGACGGGCCTCGCCCTCGCCCGATGA